In Dama dama isolate Ldn47 chromosome 20, ASM3311817v1, whole genome shotgun sequence, a single window of DNA contains:
- the RIIAD1 gene encoding RIIa domain-containing protein 1 — MANLPGAIKGLYPETLSPEQLEKLRGFKIQTRITNEKYLRTHREVALLLSGFFREMFLKRPDDIPEFAADYFTDPRLPNKIHMQLIKEKKAA; from the exons ATGGCGAACCTGCCGGGCGCGATTAAGGGGCTGTACCCCGAAACACTGAGCCCAGAGCAGCTGGAGAAGCTGCGCGGCTTCAAG ATTCAAACTCGGATTACCAATGAGAAGTACCTTAGGACCCACAGAGAAGTGGCGTTGCTCCTAAGTGGTTTCTTCAG agaaatgtttttgaaaagacCAGACGACATTCCGGAATTTGCCGCAG ACTATTTCACGGATCCAAGACTTCCCAACAAGATTCACATGCAGCTAATTAAGGAGAAGAAAGCGGCTTAA